A single genomic interval of Microbacterium hydrocarbonoxydans harbors:
- the tkt gene encoding transketolase — translation MSELQWDEIDRRAVDTARLLAADAVEKVGNGHPGTAMSLAPAAYLLYQRVLRHDPTDTDWLGRDRFILSVGHSSLTQYVQLYLGGFGLELDDLKALRTWGSLTPGHPEYGHTKGVEITTGPLGQGLASAVGFAYAARYERGLFDPEAEAGTSPFDHFVYVIAGDGDLQEGVTSEASSLAGHQELGNLIAIYDSNQISIEDDTNVAFTEDVAKRYEAYGWQVQVVDWKKTGEYVEDVAELHAAIEAAKGETSKPSLIILKTIIGWPSPGKQNSGKIHGSALGGDELAATKKVLGFDPEEHFAIADDVIAHTRALADRAAETRAAWQTSFDAWAAANPERKALLDRLEAKELPADITSALPVFEGGKDVSTRAASGQVINALAAELPELWGGSADLAESNLTTIKDSKSFIPAEWSTHEWSGDPYGRVLHFGIREHAMGAIVNGIVLHGPTRAFGGTFLIFSDYMRPPVRLAALMNVPSIFVWTHDSVALGEDGPTHQPVEQIATLRAIPNFTLVRPADANETSAAWLEILRRHEGPAGIALTRQNIPVFERGEGAADGDVFASTDGVSKGAYVLAEAPNGTPDVIIIATGSEVQLAVDARAALAEEGVNVRVVSAPSLEWFDEQDEAYRESVLPKSVTARVSVEAGSVLSWRGIVGDRGRSVGIDHFGASADYKTLFEKFGITTEAVIAAARETIKENA, via the coding sequence GTGTCGGAATTGCAGTGGGATGAGATCGACCGGCGTGCGGTGGACACCGCGCGCCTTCTGGCTGCGGATGCCGTGGAGAAGGTCGGCAACGGCCACCCCGGTACCGCGATGAGCCTGGCGCCTGCGGCGTATCTCCTCTACCAGCGGGTTCTCCGCCACGATCCGACGGACACCGACTGGCTCGGTCGCGACCGCTTCATCCTCTCGGTCGGACACTCCTCCCTCACCCAGTACGTGCAGCTCTACCTCGGCGGCTTCGGCCTCGAGCTCGACGACCTCAAGGCGCTCCGCACCTGGGGCTCGCTGACCCCTGGCCACCCGGAGTACGGCCACACCAAGGGTGTCGAGATCACCACCGGCCCCCTCGGCCAGGGACTCGCGTCTGCTGTCGGCTTCGCGTACGCCGCCCGCTACGAGCGCGGCCTGTTCGACCCCGAGGCCGAGGCGGGCACGAGTCCCTTCGATCACTTCGTCTACGTGATCGCCGGTGACGGCGACCTGCAGGAGGGCGTCACCAGCGAGGCCTCCTCGCTGGCGGGCCACCAGGAGCTCGGCAACCTCATCGCCATCTACGACTCCAACCAGATCTCGATCGAAGACGACACGAACGTCGCCTTCACCGAAGACGTCGCGAAGCGCTACGAGGCCTACGGCTGGCAGGTCCAGGTCGTCGACTGGAAGAAGACCGGCGAGTACGTCGAAGACGTCGCCGAGCTGCACGCCGCGATCGAGGCAGCGAAGGGCGAGACCTCCAAGCCGTCGCTCATCATCCTCAAGACGATCATCGGCTGGCCGTCGCCCGGCAAGCAGAACTCCGGCAAGATCCACGGTTCGGCGCTCGGTGGCGACGAGCTCGCCGCGACCAAGAAGGTCCTCGGCTTCGACCCCGAAGAGCACTTCGCGATCGCCGACGACGTGATCGCCCACACCCGTGCACTCGCCGACCGCGCCGCCGAGACCCGCGCCGCATGGCAGACCTCGTTCGACGCGTGGGCTGCGGCCAACCCCGAGCGCAAGGCCCTGCTCGACCGCCTCGAGGCGAAGGAGCTCCCGGCGGACATCACCTCCGCGCTCCCGGTCTTCGAGGGCGGCAAGGACGTCTCGACGCGTGCGGCTTCCGGCCAGGTCATCAACGCCCTCGCCGCCGAGCTCCCCGAGCTCTGGGGCGGCTCGGCCGACCTCGCCGAGTCGAACCTCACCACGATCAAGGACTCGAAGTCCTTCATCCCCGCCGAGTGGTCGACCCACGAGTGGTCGGGCGACCCCTACGGACGTGTGCTGCACTTCGGCATCCGCGAGCACGCCATGGGTGCGATCGTCAACGGCATCGTGCTGCACGGCCCGACGCGTGCGTTCGGCGGCACGTTCCTCATCTTCAGCGACTACATGCGCCCGCCGGTGCGTCTGGCCGCTCTGATGAACGTGCCGAGCATCTTCGTCTGGACCCACGACTCCGTCGCCCTCGGAGAAGACGGCCCGACCCACCAGCCGGTCGAGCAGATCGCCACGCTCCGCGCGATCCCGAACTTCACCCTGGTGCGCCCCGCAGACGCCAACGAGACCTCGGCCGCCTGGCTCGAGATCCTCCGCCGCCACGAAGGGCCCGCCGGCATCGCCCTGACCCGTCAGAACATCCCGGTGTTCGAGCGCGGCGAGGGCGCAGCCGACGGCGACGTCTTCGCGTCCACCGACGGCGTCTCGAAGGGCGCGTACGTGCTCGCCGAGGCCCCGAACGGCACCCCCGACGTGATCATCATCGCCACCGGCTCCGAGGTCCAGCTGGCGGTCGACGCTCGCGCGGCCCTGGCCGAGGAGGGTGTCAACGTCCGCGTCGTCTCCGCTCCCTCGCTGGAATGGTTCGACGAGCAGGACGAGGCGTACCGCGAGTCGGTGCTCCCCAAGTCCGTCACCGCCCGCGTCTCGGTCGAGGCGGGCTCCGTCCTCAGCTGGCGCGGCATCGTGGGCGACCGCGGCCGTTCCGTCGGCATCGACCACTTCGGCGCCTCCGCCGACTACAAGACCCTGTTCGAGAAGTTCGGCATCACCACCGAGGCCGTCATCGCGGCCGCACGCGAGACCATCAAGGAGAACGCATGA
- a CDS encoding heme o synthase encodes MSDQTVVKKSIGRTVKAYVALTKPRVLELLLVSTVPVMFLAQGGLPDLWLVLATVIGGSLSAGSAAAFNMYLDRDIDAHMHRTENRPLVTGEITPRGALIFSWTLAVLSTVWLWFTTNWLAATLSASAIFFYVVIYTMILKRRTEQNIIWGGIAGCFPVLIGWAAVTESLDWPAFILFALIFLWTPPHYWPLSMKYKDDYDDVDVPMLGVTRNASQVGLQVILYAWATVACSLLLIPIANMGLVYGVSAAVFGGWFIYESHRLYNQAVRGNEARPMRVFHASITYLTLIFVAVAIDPLLPF; translated from the coding sequence ATGTCTGATCAGACCGTTGTGAAGAAGTCCATCGGTCGTACCGTGAAGGCGTACGTCGCCCTCACCAAGCCGCGCGTCCTCGAACTCCTGCTGGTGTCGACCGTCCCGGTGATGTTCCTCGCACAGGGCGGTCTTCCCGACCTGTGGCTCGTGCTGGCCACCGTGATCGGCGGCTCGCTGAGCGCCGGGTCCGCCGCCGCGTTCAACATGTACCTGGATCGGGACATCGACGCGCACATGCACCGCACCGAGAACCGTCCACTCGTGACGGGTGAGATCACCCCGCGGGGCGCGTTGATCTTCTCGTGGACTCTCGCGGTGCTGTCCACGGTGTGGCTGTGGTTCACGACGAACTGGCTCGCGGCGACGCTGTCGGCATCCGCCATCTTCTTCTACGTCGTGATCTACACGATGATCCTCAAGCGCCGCACCGAGCAGAACATCATCTGGGGCGGCATCGCGGGATGCTTCCCCGTGCTGATCGGCTGGGCTGCTGTCACCGAATCGCTCGACTGGCCCGCCTTCATCCTCTTCGCGCTGATCTTCCTGTGGACGCCGCCGCACTACTGGCCGCTGTCGATGAAGTACAAGGACGACTACGACGACGTCGACGTGCCCATGCTCGGCGTGACGCGCAACGCCTCGCAGGTCGGGCTCCAGGTCATCCTGTACGCCTGGGCGACCGTCGCCTGCTCGCTGCTGCTGATCCCGATCGCGAACATGGGCCTCGTCTACGGCGTCTCCGCCGCGGTGTTCGGCGGATGGTTCATCTACGAGTCGCACCGTCTGTACAACCAGGCGGTGCGGGGGAACGAGGCGCGGCCCATGCGGGTCTTCCACGCCTCGATCACCTACTTGACGTTGATCTTCGTCGCCGTCGCGATCGACCCGCTGCTCCCGTTCTGA
- a CDS encoding COX15/CtaA family protein: MPDTTISSPTSAPAAGTHAALWGRALRVFAWLSFLAQTIIIGTGGAVRLTGSGLGCSEWPLCTPESLVPIYADQGIHGIIEFGNRVMTGVVGVIALAVLLLVLSRTGGRRSVFSALWFALSGIAAAVVVFVVVSLLDLPATPFAMGALLIAVIAAMVRSIRLTPDRRDLVVLAWIVLLGVVAQALVGGITVLTGLNPFIVGFHYVSSLLLVCVTAAFLVRLYATSGPRVSAVPKWFAILSHVTGLALAVTIVFGVLTTGSGPHSGDADVLRHGFDATILAHVHSWPGYILAALVAALTISAWVLRLEPRRWLLVLVLAILVQVGVGVWQAREGLPPLLVGIHMVLASLSAAAYTVVVLHLKKPVDSEV, encoded by the coding sequence ATGCCCGACACCACGATCTCCTCCCCAACGTCAGCACCCGCGGCGGGAACGCACGCGGCCCTGTGGGGACGCGCGCTGCGGGTCTTCGCCTGGCTCTCCTTCCTTGCCCAGACGATCATCATCGGCACCGGCGGAGCGGTGCGTCTGACCGGGTCGGGACTCGGATGCTCGGAGTGGCCGCTCTGCACACCAGAGTCGCTTGTGCCGATCTATGCCGATCAGGGAATCCACGGAATCATCGAGTTCGGCAACCGCGTGATGACGGGCGTCGTCGGTGTGATCGCCCTCGCCGTGCTGCTGCTCGTGCTGTCGAGGACCGGTGGGCGGCGGTCCGTATTCTCCGCACTGTGGTTCGCGCTGTCGGGCATCGCGGCCGCCGTGGTCGTCTTCGTCGTCGTGTCGCTGCTCGATCTGCCCGCCACGCCGTTCGCCATGGGCGCGCTCCTGATCGCGGTGATCGCCGCCATGGTCCGCTCGATCCGGCTGACCCCCGATCGCCGCGACCTCGTGGTCCTCGCCTGGATCGTCCTGCTCGGAGTCGTCGCGCAGGCGCTCGTCGGGGGGATCACTGTGCTCACGGGCCTCAATCCGTTCATCGTGGGGTTCCACTACGTGTCGTCCCTGCTGCTGGTATGCGTGACGGCGGCGTTCCTGGTGCGGCTGTATGCGACATCCGGCCCGCGCGTCAGCGCCGTCCCGAAGTGGTTCGCGATCCTCAGTCACGTGACGGGGCTCGCGCTGGCGGTGACCATCGTGTTCGGCGTACTGACCACCGGCTCCGGCCCGCACTCCGGTGACGCCGACGTCCTCCGACACGGGTTCGATGCCACGATCCTCGCGCACGTGCACTCGTGGCCCGGCTACATACTCGCCGCCCTGGTCGCGGCGCTGACCATCTCCGCCTGGGTGCTGCGCCTCGAGCCGCGCCGCTGGCTGCTGGTTCTCGTGCTCGCGATCCTCGTGCAGGTGGGCGTCGGCGTGTGGCAGGCCCGCGAGGGGCTGCCACCGCTGCTCGTCGGCATCCACATGGTGCTCGCCTCGCTGTCCGCCGCCGCCTACACCGTCGTGGTGCTGCACCTGAAGAAGCCGGTCGATTCCGAGGTCTGA
- the sufB gene encoding Fe-S cluster assembly protein SufB: MSDVLIDRPELDGLGVYEFGWHDEDAAGAIAKRGISEEVVRGISALKHEPEWMLKTRLKGYQLFGRKPMPTWGADLSEIDFDNIKYFVRSTEKQAQSWEDLPAEIRETYERLGIPEAERQRLVAGVAAQYESEVVYHQIREDLEQQGVIFMDTDTALREHPEFFEEYFGTVIPAGDNKFAALNTAVWSGGSFVYVPKGVHVEIPLQAYFRINTENMGQFERTLIIADEDSYVHYIEGCTAPIYKSDSLHSAVVEIIVKKNARVRYTTIQNWSNNVYNLVTKRAVAHEGATMEWVDGNIGSKVTMKYPSIYLMGEHAKGETLSVAFAGPGQHQDAGAKMIHMAPYTQSSIVSKSIARGGGRAGYRGEVRVDANAHHSANTVRCDALLVDTKSRSDTYPAIDIRVDDVQLGHEATVSKVSEEQLFYLQSRGMPEDEAMAMIVRGFIEPIARELPMEYAMELNKLIEMGMEGSVG, encoded by the coding sequence ATGTCGGATGTGCTGATCGACCGCCCGGAGCTTGACGGCCTGGGGGTGTATGAATTCGGATGGCACGACGAGGACGCCGCCGGAGCCATCGCCAAACGCGGTATCTCTGAAGAGGTGGTCCGGGGTATCTCGGCCCTCAAGCACGAACCCGAGTGGATGCTGAAGACCCGTCTCAAGGGATATCAGCTCTTCGGACGCAAGCCGATGCCGACCTGGGGCGCCGACCTCAGCGAGATCGACTTCGACAACATCAAGTACTTCGTGCGCTCGACGGAGAAGCAGGCCCAGTCCTGGGAGGACCTTCCTGCGGAGATCCGCGAGACCTACGAGCGCCTCGGCATCCCCGAGGCCGAGCGTCAGCGCCTCGTGGCCGGCGTCGCCGCGCAGTACGAGTCCGAGGTCGTCTACCACCAGATCCGCGAGGACCTGGAGCAGCAGGGCGTCATCTTCATGGACACCGACACGGCCCTCCGCGAGCACCCCGAGTTCTTCGAGGAGTACTTCGGCACCGTGATCCCTGCGGGCGACAACAAGTTCGCAGCCCTCAACACGGCCGTGTGGTCGGGCGGATCGTTCGTCTACGTCCCCAAGGGCGTGCACGTCGAGATCCCGCTGCAGGCGTACTTCCGCATCAACACCGAGAACATGGGCCAGTTCGAGCGGACCCTGATCATCGCCGACGAGGACAGCTACGTCCACTACATCGAGGGCTGCACCGCCCCGATCTACAAGTCGGACTCGCTGCACTCGGCCGTCGTCGAGATCATCGTGAAGAAGAACGCCCGCGTGCGCTACACGACGATCCAGAACTGGTCGAACAACGTCTACAACCTCGTCACCAAGCGCGCCGTCGCCCACGAGGGCGCGACGATGGAGTGGGTCGACGGCAACATCGGCTCCAAGGTGACGATGAAGTACCCGTCGATCTACCTGATGGGCGAGCACGCCAAGGGCGAGACCCTCTCGGTCGCCTTCGCCGGTCCCGGTCAGCACCAGGACGCCGGCGCGAAGATGATCCACATGGCTCCGTACACGCAGTCGTCGATCGTCTCGAAGTCGATCGCCCGCGGCGGCGGACGCGCGGGATACCGCGGTGAGGTCAGGGTCGATGCGAACGCGCACCACTCCGCCAACACCGTGCGCTGCGATGCCCTGCTGGTCGACACGAAGTCGCGCTCCGACACATACCCGGCGATCGACATCCGCGTCGACGACGTGCAGCTCGGCCACGAGGCCACGGTCTCGAAGGTCAGCGAGGAGCAGCTCTTCTACCTGCAGTCCCGCGGCATGCCGGAGGACGAGGCGATGGCGATGATCGTGCGTGGGTTCATCGAGCCGATCGCGCGCGAGCTGCCGATGGAGTACGCGATGGAGTTGAACAAGCTCATCGAGATGGGCATGGAAGGATCGGTCGGCTGA
- the sufD gene encoding Fe-S cluster assembly protein SufD gives MTSQTTAPTAPQHSSAHVDPAAQVADAGFVPVQTRSERPHSFEPADFGTPTGREVNWKHTPVAKLSGLFEVAGSAEGVRYSFGAGEKYVAEPLVAGAAPRGEVFLAEDVTAAVAWQGAAEALHIRIPREEEVAEPILVSIDGLGADLRADAHIVIEALPHSVATVVLQHTGAAQYSQNVEIIVRDGAKLTVISLQQWQDAAVHTSAHQARVDADATLKHFVISFGGGVVRVNPSVELAGAGSEGYLYGLSYADAGQHLESQVYLHHKGPHTKGDVLYKGALQGEGAHSVWIGDVLIGADATGTDSYEANRNLVLTEGARADSIPNLEIETGDILGAGHASATGRFDDEQLFYLQARGISEEEARRLVVLGFLTDIVQRLGIPALETELLDAIETELAEVNA, from the coding sequence ATGACGTCCCAGACGACGGCGCCGACGGCGCCGCAGCATTCGAGCGCGCACGTGGACCCCGCCGCACAGGTCGCGGATGCCGGGTTCGTCCCGGTCCAGACCCGTTCGGAGCGGCCGCACTCGTTCGAGCCCGCAGACTTCGGAACCCCGACGGGCCGCGAGGTGAACTGGAAGCACACGCCGGTGGCGAAGCTGTCCGGCCTCTTCGAGGTCGCGGGCTCCGCCGAGGGCGTCCGCTACTCGTTCGGCGCCGGTGAGAAGTACGTGGCAGAACCCCTGGTCGCAGGCGCGGCACCCCGCGGCGAGGTCTTCCTCGCCGAGGACGTCACTGCCGCCGTCGCATGGCAGGGTGCCGCCGAGGCGCTGCACATCCGCATCCCGCGCGAGGAAGAGGTCGCAGAGCCGATCCTCGTCTCGATCGACGGACTCGGCGCCGACCTGCGCGCCGACGCCCACATCGTGATCGAAGCGCTCCCGCACAGTGTCGCCACCGTCGTGCTCCAGCACACGGGCGCGGCGCAGTACTCGCAGAACGTCGAGATCATCGTGCGTGACGGTGCGAAGCTCACCGTGATCAGCCTGCAGCAGTGGCAGGACGCTGCGGTGCACACGTCCGCGCACCAGGCGCGGGTCGACGCGGATGCCACGCTCAAGCACTTCGTGATCAGCTTCGGCGGCGGTGTCGTGCGCGTGAACCCGAGCGTCGAACTCGCGGGCGCAGGTTCGGAGGGCTACCTGTACGGCCTGTCCTACGCCGACGCCGGCCAGCACCTCGAGAGCCAGGTGTACCTGCACCACAAGGGCCCGCACACCAAGGGCGACGTGCTCTACAAGGGTGCGCTGCAGGGCGAGGGCGCGCACAGCGTCTGGATCGGCGACGTCCTGATCGGCGCCGACGCGACGGGCACCGACTCGTACGAGGCCAACCGCAACCTGGTCCTCACCGAGGGCGCTCGCGCCGACTCGATCCCGAACCTCGAGATCGAGACGGGTGACATCCTCGGAGCGGGCCATGCCAGCGCGACCGGACGCTTCGACGACGAGCAGCTGTTCTACCTGCAGGCTCGCGGCATCAGTGAGGAAGAGGCGCGTCGGCTCGTCGTGCTCGGGTTCCTCACCGACATCGTCCAGCGACTGGGCATCCCGGCGCTGGAGACCGAACTGCTCGATGCGATCGAGACGGAGCTCGCAGAGGTGAACGCATGA
- a CDS encoding non-heme iron oxygenase ferredoxin subunit, which translates to MTAERVCGVAELEQDMPIRVEPSGVPITVIKDSEGVIHAIGDTCTHGDISLAEGFVEGDTVECWAHGSAFSLLTGKPQNLPAYEPVPVYVVEIDGDDVLIDPTVTKEV; encoded by the coding sequence ATGACCGCCGAGCGCGTGTGCGGCGTCGCCGAACTCGAGCAGGACATGCCGATCCGCGTCGAGCCGAGCGGTGTGCCGATCACCGTCATCAAGGACTCCGAGGGCGTCATCCACGCCATCGGTGACACCTGCACCCACGGCGACATCTCGCTCGCCGAGGGCTTCGTCGAGGGCGACACGGTGGAATGCTGGGCCCACGGCTCCGCGTTCTCGCTGCTCACCGGCAAGCCCCAGAACCTCCCTGCTTATGAGCCCGTTCCGGTCTACGTCGTCGAGATCGACGGCGACGACGTGCTCATCGACCCGACTGTGACGAAGGAAGTCTGA
- the sufC gene encoding Fe-S cluster assembly ATPase SufC, whose product MSVLEIRDLHVTVETEAGTTPILNGITLTMNTGETHAIMGPNGSGKSTLAYTIAGHPKYTVTSGSITFDGQDVLAMSVDERARAGLFLAMQYPVEIPGVTVTNFLRTAKTALDGEAPSIRGWTKDVKAAMANLRMDPKFAQRNVNEGFSGGEKKRHEILQLEVLKPQFAILDETDSGLDVDALKIVSEGVNRAKESTGLGVLLITHYTRILRYIRPDFVHVVVAGKIVEEGGPELADRLEEEGYDRFLDPAAPIEA is encoded by the coding sequence ATGTCTGTTCTCGAAATCCGCGACCTGCACGTGACGGTCGAGACCGAGGCGGGGACCACCCCGATCCTCAACGGAATCACCCTCACCATGAACACCGGTGAGACCCACGCCATCATGGGGCCGAACGGCTCCGGCAAGTCGACGCTCGCCTACACGATCGCCGGCCACCCCAAGTACACCGTCACCTCCGGGTCGATCACGTTCGACGGCCAGGACGTCCTCGCGATGAGCGTCGACGAGCGCGCCCGCGCGGGACTCTTCCTCGCGATGCAGTACCCGGTCGAGATCCCGGGCGTCACGGTGACCAACTTCCTGCGCACCGCCAAGACCGCTCTCGACGGCGAAGCGCCCTCGATCCGCGGCTGGACCAAGGACGTCAAGGCGGCCATGGCGAACCTGCGCATGGACCCCAAGTTCGCGCAGCGCAACGTCAACGAGGGCTTCTCCGGTGGCGAGAAGAAGCGTCACGAGATCCTCCAGCTCGAGGTGCTCAAGCCGCAGTTCGCGATCCTCGACGAGACAGACTCCGGCCTCGACGTCGACGCTCTCAAGATCGTCTCCGAGGGCGTCAACCGCGCCAAGGAGTCCACCGGTCTCGGCGTCCTGCTGATCACGCACTACACGCGCATCCTCCGCTACATCCGCCCCGATTTCGTGCACGTGGTCGTCGCCGGCAAGATCGTGGAAGAGGGCGGCCCCGAGCTCGCCGACCGGCTCGAGGAAGAGGGATACGACCGTTTCCTCGACCCCGCAGCCCCCATCGAGGCGTAG
- a CDS encoding metal-sulfur cluster assembly factor encodes MTATLTDAKYDEVTEALKDVMDPELGINVVDLGLIYDLAWDDENDALVIHMTLTSAGCPLTDVLEDQTAQALDSVVDRFRINWVWMPPWGPEKITDDGRDMMRALGFAI; translated from the coding sequence ATGACAGCCACTCTCACCGACGCGAAGTACGACGAGGTCACCGAGGCTCTCAAAGACGTCATGGACCCCGAGCTCGGGATCAACGTCGTCGACCTCGGCCTGATCTACGATCTCGCGTGGGATGACGAGAACGATGCTCTCGTCATCCACATGACGCTGACCAGTGCCGGCTGCCCCCTGACCGACGTGCTCGAGGACCAGACCGCACAGGCTCTGGACAGCGTGGTCGATCGCTTCCGCATCAACTGGGTGTGGATGCCGCCGTGGGGCCCGGAGAAGATCACCGACGACGGCCGCGACATGATGCGCGCCCTCGGCTTCGCGATCTGA
- a CDS encoding MalY/PatB family protein, with translation MLEVTALPLAELRRRSSEKWREYPADVLPLFVAETDFALAPEIEAALRRAIDIGDTGYVASRTPLPQTYAEFARRRFGWEADPARMRSTADVSMGIVEILRRVTQPGERVIVTPPVYPPFYELVAEAGAEVERVPLRDTGTGWELDLDGIRAAFADGATAMLLCNPHNPTGTVHSRDSLAALAEIADEYGAAIVSDEIHAPLAQPSAGFTPFLDTGDAAERVGYAVVSASKAFNLAGLKCALMVTATDATSSVVRGLPVEVEWRTGQFGLLAAVAAFSEESDPWLDGLLRTLDHNRVLLEDLLAAKLPEARYRIPDAGYLAWIDLSALGWGDNPARRILKEAKVALHFGPAFGDEGRGHVRLNFGTSTEILTEAVERIAALVGR, from the coding sequence ATGCTCGAGGTCACAGCTCTGCCCCTGGCGGAGCTTCGCCGGCGCAGCAGCGAGAAGTGGCGGGAGTACCCCGCCGACGTCCTCCCGCTCTTCGTGGCGGAGACGGACTTCGCGCTGGCGCCGGAGATCGAGGCGGCGCTGCGTCGCGCGATCGACATCGGTGACACCGGGTACGTGGCGTCGCGGACGCCTCTGCCGCAGACCTATGCCGAGTTCGCGCGGCGCCGGTTCGGCTGGGAGGCCGACCCCGCGCGGATGCGCAGCACCGCCGACGTCAGCATGGGGATCGTGGAGATCCTCCGACGGGTGACGCAGCCGGGTGAACGGGTCATCGTCACGCCTCCGGTCTATCCGCCCTTCTACGAGCTCGTCGCCGAAGCCGGCGCGGAGGTCGAACGCGTCCCGCTGCGGGACACCGGGACGGGCTGGGAGCTCGATCTCGACGGCATCCGCGCGGCGTTCGCCGACGGCGCGACAGCGATGCTGCTCTGCAATCCGCACAATCCGACCGGCACGGTGCACAGCCGCGACTCGCTCGCGGCCCTCGCGGAGATCGCCGACGAGTACGGCGCGGCCATCGTCTCCGACGAGATCCACGCCCCGTTGGCGCAGCCGAGTGCGGGCTTCACGCCTTTCCTCGACACCGGCGACGCGGCCGAGCGCGTCGGCTACGCCGTCGTCAGCGCCAGCAAGGCCTTCAATCTCGCCGGTCTCAAGTGCGCACTCATGGTCACGGCGACGGATGCGACCAGCAGCGTGGTGCGCGGTCTCCCCGTCGAAGTCGAGTGGCGCACCGGCCAGTTCGGGCTGCTCGCCGCGGTGGCAGCGTTCTCGGAGGAGAGCGACCCCTGGCTCGACGGACTCCTGCGCACCCTCGACCACAACCGGGTCCTGCTGGAGGACCTGCTCGCGGCGAAGCTGCCGGAGGCGCGCTATCGGATCCCGGACGCCGGCTACCTGGCGTGGATCGATCTCTCGGCTCTCGGCTGGGGCGACAACCCCGCACGTCGCATCCTGAAGGAGGCGAAGGTGGCGCTGCACTTCGGTCCCGCCTTCGGCGACGAAGGGCGTGGCCATGTGCGTCTGAACTTCGGCACGAGCACGGAGATCCTCACCGAGGCCGTCGAGCGCATCGCGGCGCTCGTGGGTCGATGA